The sequence CGaagttgattttattttatttattacaagatgttatagttttataatctcccttttaatagtatgaTTCAAGTTTCTAGGTTTTGTTTCCCACAGTACCACAGTGACAACTGACTGTGTAGTGTCTCTAGATTTGAGAACACCGTTGGATTTATTTTTGACCGTTTGAAATCTCAAGATAAGATCTCAGCCGTCCAGTCGACTGCTACTTCATTACTCTTTCTCTTTCGATATCACCAACAAATTTTCTAACTTTTTCTCCATGTCCTTTCTTCCTCACAGCTTTACCCTATTTTCTCTACCCTCACGCAATTTTCACCTTTCCCCTTTTTGTGGGCTTCAACTTATTCTTCATAAAGTCGACATTTTTATAACTCACAACCCATAAATATTTGCTTCCTCCTCTGTTTCTTGTCTCTTTGGGTTATCTCAGATTCTTAGAAAAAAAAGTCTGTCTCTTTCCATGGCTCcttatcttcttcctcttcttctcctttctcttctcGTTCTTGCCTCAGCTTCTCCCTCTGCTCCACCTGATGAAGGTGAGTACATAttttcttgatcttgaatctCTGTTTTCAATCATTGAGCTCGAGTTTCAGATTCATATTCGAGGCTTAACCAAAATCTCCATTTTATAGCTTTGCATGTGTCAGTTAGTTACATTTCATTAGTAATACACACTGTCAGTGATTAATGAAATAGCTTAAATCTGGCTCTTCTCTCTtattataaactaattttaGAACACTTAGCATCAGATTAATAAGGTTTTGTATATGTATTGTTTGGCTTTATCTATCCTGTTTAATTGATTGAGTGGTAGGTTATGATATTAAATGTCTGTATGTGTTTGGCCGGTTGGCTTATTATTTTAATTCCCCCACTAGGAAACAAGAATGGTGTTTGTAATGCCCCACAGATGTATTTGGACATATAATGGATACTCACAGTTCTGTTTAGGAGTTTAAATCTTGTTGCACCTCAAATGTAGTTTAGTGTTTAAGGGTTAAGggcatttaaaaacaaaaatgcaaATCTTTATGTATTATCTTGATGGCGTAACGGtttgtttacaatttttttaggtGCGTACATTGGAGTAAACATAGGAACTGATCTTTCCGACATGCCACATCCAACACAAGTTGTTGCTCTCCTAAAAGTACAACAAATCCGACACATCCGCTTATACGACGCTGATCCAGGGATGCTAATTGCTCTAGCAAACTCAGGGATCAAAGTCATAATCACAATCCCTAACGACCAGCTTCTCGGCATCGGTCAGTCCAACTCAACCGCAGCCAATTGGGTTAAACGCAACGTCATCGCACATTACCCTGCGACCACTATCACCGCAATTTCCGTTGGCTCTGAGGTACTAACCAGCCTCTCAAACGCCGCACCTGTTCTAGTCAGCGCCATCAAAAACGTTCACTCCGCTTTGCTCTCCGCGAATCTCGACCGTTTGATCAAAGTCTCTACTCCGTTATCCACTTCCTTGATCCTTGACCCTTTCCCTCCCTCGCAAGCCTTCTTTAACCGGTCTTTGAATCCGGTTATAGTCCCACTCCTCAGCTTCCTCCAGTCAACGAACTCGTACCTAATGATCAACGTGTATCCATACTACGACTACATGCAATCAAACGGCGTGATTCCTCTAGACTACGCCCTCTTCAAACCGATCCCTCCGAACAAAGAAGCCGTTGACGCCAACACGCTTGTCCACTACTCAAACGCCTTCGACGCGATGGTCGACGCTACTTACTTCGCTATGGCTTTCCTCAACTTCACGAACATCCCGGTCCTCGTAACCGAGTCAGGCTGGCCTTCCAAAGGCGAGACCAACGAGCCCGACGCCACGCTGGACAATGCCAACACTTACAACAGTAATCTCATACGACACGTTCTCAACAAGACCGGGACGCCTAAGCGTCCCGGAATCGCCGTGAGCACGTACATCTACGAGCTTTACAACGAAGACACGAAGGCGGGGTCCTTGTCGGAGAAGAGCTGGGGTTTGTTTAACGCGAATGGGGATCCTGTTTACATACTGAGGCTGACTAACTCAGGCTCGATTCTAGCGAATGACACGACCAACCAGACTTACTGTACTGCGAGAGAGGGCGCTGATCCTAAGATGCTTCAGGCTGCTCTTGACTGGGCTTGTGGGCCTGGGAAGATTGATTGTTCGCCTATCAAGCAAGGAGAGGCTTGTTATGAACCTGATAATGTGATTGCGCATGCTAACTATGCGTTTGATACTTATTATCATCAGACTGGGAATAATCCGGAAGCTTGCAACTTCAATGGTGTTGCTAGTGTCACCACTACAGATCCGAGTGAGACacaagaaagattttttttattattattaaatagttACAGTGTGTAATACTGATATCCTTTTTACATGCTTTGTGGTTGCTATGCAGGTCATGGTTTATGTGTGTTTTCAGGAAGGTACATCATCTCGTACTTCTTTAAGCTATTTTTGGTTTAGGTGTTTAATCTTGGTTTATGCTTGGGTGTATTCTGGTTTTGAGTCAACCAATGGGTTTGGTACAGCTTAGTTCGGTCTAGGTGTAGTCTCAGAATATGGTTATACCATGGTTATGTCTTTTGTACTAGTAACATgtattaatatttgtttgttttttttgggttgCAGCCGCGGTAGTGGCAAGAACGGGACCTCTGTGAACATAACGGCGCCATCGGCGAATTCGACGAGCTCTGGAGTAGGGAGTGATGATTTGTATTACAGTCGGGGAATGTGGAGCATTTTGACAGTGATTTTGAACCTTGTTGCTTTCTTGTGAGAGAATCTTTCGGACATAAGAGTTTTTTTAACTTTCGTTAGGTTGGGAATTGGAGTTAAGATTTGTGTTGGATTCGATTTTGTACACAACAAAAACcaagaaaacatttaaaatgGTCCTTCCTTTCTATTCTCACTCTTCAATTTTGATCTCACTCAAAAAGTGGGAACTTTATATAGACTGAAGAAGGGTAGCAAAATGCTACAAAATCATAACACCATGTACGTGAAATGCTAGGTCTTTCCTGATAAATGAGTCCCCACTTTTATATCTCAAAGAGATGTGAAATGGATGAAGATTCCACACACATATGCCctgtttgtttcaccatttgtcatctccatctaaatgattcatttgtatcatctattcagatttttgtgattgtttgtttgtccatccacatgtttcatctagatgaatcatctaaatggatcttatgtttatttctttattttcatttccattcaaatgagtttatatacaaatcaccaaaatatccttgtgttggtttaatcatatgtttgatattaattttaactatattacatttaataatttagtttaatatacttacattaaaattatttcaaaattaacgattttctttttgcggtttgggtgaaaaaaaaaagatttttcggCTTTAGtgagaaaacacatttttcggttttcgcgggaaaacacatttttcggtttttgcaggaaaatgatatttttctgttttggcaagaaaatacaaattttcggttttggggagaaaacacgtttttggtggaaaaaacgtttttggcgagaaaacgcgtttttgcgggaaaacgcattttttgcagttttggagGGAAACACGTTTTGGCGATTTTCGcggaaaaacaaaatttttcgaTTATGGCGAGAAAACGAGATCTTTCATTATTGGCAGGAAAACgcgttttgcagttttggcgggaaaacacgttttttgcggagaaacgcgtttttgcagttttggcgggaaaaagcatttttgcggttttggtgggaaaatgtgtttttggcggaaaacgcgtttttgcggtttaggcgggaaaatgcgttttggcggaaaatgcatttttgtggttttggcggaaaaacacgtttttgcggttttggcggaaaaacacgtttttgcggttttggcggaaaaacacgtttttacggttttatggaaaacgtgtttttccggttttggtgggaaaacacgtttttttgcggttttggcgggaaaacacgtttttggcggaaaaacatgttttttgcggttttggtggagaaacacgtttttgcggttttcgcgggaaaacgagatttttcggttttgatttcggttttggcgggaaaatgggatttttggttttagcggaaaaacacgtttttttttgtttatgcggaaaaataagttttttgcaattttggcgggaaaacatgtttttgcaattttggcgagaaattgcgtttttgggattttggcgtgaaaaaaatagttttcaggTTTTCGCAGGAAAACATGTTTTGTAGTTTTGTCAGTTTTTGTATGTGACAAAGatgatattatgtttaggtttgtaatttgtgaattacattaggggcataataaacattatatcattttgaatgaaccatctccgttcaaatgatccaaattggttcagctgaatGAACTTTaaattaagcctaaattttCAAAAGTCATCCGAATGATCCATCTGAATGAATTGCACTTTTAAtgcctaaacaaacaaaactttcaTCTTCATCCAAATGACTCATCCAGACGAAGAAACAAACGGACCCACAGTAAAACGTTTCGTAAATGTAGAAAGGCTACTATGATGTATCCGAGAGTTTAATGGAGAAAACGCCAAAGGTGTAACATCCCAAAACCCCTGGTCCAAAATTTCATTGTTTGTGGCTTTGAATCAAAAGAAGGAGGAGACGCGGCGGAGATGATTGCGTAGTGATGGCGCAGCGCAGTTCAAGAAACTGCGTAACAGAGGAGATATATAGTATTTTGGCAGAGTGACCACGAGTGTTTTTGGCAGAGTAAGCCACCATCGTCATTTGTTAAACTTTAGATCTTCAATTTTtaagttctaatttttttaataaaaaatcaaaaatatttttttgtttaaaaaaaaaaaccaaacaagCCTACTTCTAGTTGTGGTTTGGTCAGAGAAAACAATTTCAGTAGTAATAAGTGTCCTACAATGTAATAAAAACTTGTAAATAGACCTTATATGTAAATCTATGAATATCTCTCTTTTTCATAAATAGAGTGCTttcctctctttttctcttccaTCCGAATATAGAACAAAGCTTTGCAGAAATTTAACCTCACCGTCATAGCTCTCTTTCtcccttttctctctctttcggcctctttctctcttgtgTCGCTCTCTCCCCTCGCGCCTGAGCACCACCGCATTCCATCACCCGTCGTCCGCACGCCACCACCCAGCTGTCTAAAAACTTTATGTCTATTTTGCAATTGGTTTTTTAAATGAAGATATTATATGTAGTAGTAACCTATGAGTTTTAGCTTGAAATCATCTTGATACTAGACCAGTTGTTCATATTCATCATTTTCATATTCATCGTTTTTAACATTGACCAAACTTGCTAAAATTTTAGAGAACGAGAATTGTTATATCTGACTACCACAGATAACATGGCATACATACAACAATTGACAAAGAAGTATGACtccaataaaatttaacaagATTTTCAAATTCAGACAACAATATGAACTTGAAGGATTTCACACGATATAAAGAAGTTTAAGAAAGTAAGAGTGACTAAACATATCCCTTTACTATTATTTGAGGAACATTCTAATTATTAAACATTTGCTTCATGTGTTATTATCAAATTTGTCACGAACTTATGTGTCATCACGAGAGTCTTCCTCATAGCCTTTAAAGAATAACTTTCCATTGCCTAAACGAATTAGATGTTATGTCATTGGTCATTTAACATGATAACCTTTACTTAAAATTGTCATGTTTGTTAATACTTAATATACCATATAGGATACGATGTTATCATACTTAAAAGATCCGTGTCTTGCTATATCTAAATATTGGTTTCTATACGGAAGagacttatattctataacattATGTCTTTACATACTTATACCATGTCACTACATAGTGATTTTATTGTACATTATGAGTCTCTATTGGtatgttttatatacttttctttTACCATGTCACTACATAACAATGAAAATGTTACcgtattatgaaaatatataaaacattataagctttaaaatatatatatatatatatatatatatatatatatatatatatatatatatatatatatcatatcattGGAAATCCCACGTCAAATAAGATATCTTAATTGTGTATAAATTGACCAATGTGGTCATCTTAGGTTACGTTATAATTATCTGATCTTTTAATATTACTCATCGAGGGTTTGGAAACAtgattttttgatcatttgaccTGCGATTTTAATATTACTCATCGAGGGTTACGTTATAATTTTCTGATCTTTTCATTATAaggtttagaaatatatatatatatatatatatatatatatatataatatcattttaaaatctctggtcaaataaaaagaaacccGGCCATGTCTTAAGTTTGATCCTTTTCATCCAGATCATGTTTttctattgttttgttttttttggcaatttGAGTATCTGTGATGGCAATTTGTGTAGGCGTATTAATCCTACAACGCCACTCGCAATGTGATTTCTTGACTGACTGGAAGATAACAATTTGAAAATTTCTTGCTGAATAATTAATTGTGGTTTCCAACTTCAACCTTTatagttataaaataaaaataaggtTTCCGATTTTCCGAATAATTAATTGTGGATTCGATCATGTATTTGAATTTCGTCAAATAAATCTATTAGTAGTCATATATTTATGGGATTCTCAGCACTAATTGCTGTGTCAACAAGGAATTGAAGAAATACACTAATTATGGATACCATGCACGAAATCATCGCGACGCAGTCCAATCCGGTTAATATAGGAAAGTAACTAATATCTGATTTAAAAGTTTATGGAAAGTCAATATGGTATACATTTACTTACGCATAAATTTACTTAAGTCAATATGGAAAGTCGAAATCTTTGTGATTTTTTGATTGCCTACGATCTCGCGatgtaataaatttatttacgtAATTCTTGTGCAATAAACCCTCTAATTTATGCATATATATCATACATACATGGAGTAAGTATTccacatttgattttttttttactcattTAGTTTGTTTTCATGTGTGctgaaatattataatttttaattgattatagTAACGTCGTGATTAATTGGGTTGCTTATGAAGCACTTGCTCATGTTTTCCAAGATTTATGGAATTCTATATATGCAAATGTTGTATCCTGTGTGTTACAGTTTTGGAAAATTAATTGGAGAATAGGTAATGTActgtaataatttaaataaaaagtgtTGGAGGTGATATCCTCTTAATATTTTGCTTACATTGTTTTGTTTATCATGATAAGATCGATTGAATAACGTTACTAACATTGATgggttttcaaaaattatttatgaacCCAATGATGTTCTAGAAATTAATGCTTTCAGAAAGTGGTATATCATTTCGTTTAGTGAATTTGGAATATCATTAACTGTGTTTAGTTTAGTAAGCTGATACTTTGTTATGGCTATTTATAGGATTGCATACTAGGAGTTCTGAAGACACTTCTCACAGCAGTTGTGATTTTAtcagtttttatttgtttttttataatttgtttctttcgTATTTTATTACTCTATTccctatgttttattttattttatattcataatttatattatgaaaacaataattttattgcttatgttttgttctattttatcttaaactcataataaatttatataagtcTTTACTTACTCTTACAGATTTATTTCTTTCAAATATACTTAAATTAcaccaataaattaatatagtttCAAAGTTATAATCTCTTTTAATCCATCACTCCGCGCAGGGCACGAGTTACCACTTATATCAATTAATATACTAGtataaacatttttcataacaAGAGCACCTGTACATTATCAATTTAACTAAGCCAAAGATGCACCAAAAGCATATGAACTCAAAGAAATTAAGCTAGCAGGAAACAATAACCAAATCTTTAAAAGAGAAAGTTTTTCTTTGGTTCATAGAGATGACCAAGTCCTCGTCTTTCCTGAGgctcttattcataaaacaaataaaccGAAACAAACATAACAGATTTAAACAAGAACATCCATTCTTGAAGTTATTAAACCAAACttgaaaacattattaaatgGCAAAGTAAACCCGGTACTGAAGTCTTGATAGATCACCTCTTCAAGAATTGTGCACCACAACTTGAAGATGCTTTGAAATTTTCTGCAACATTTCAGATTTGGCATATGCAAACACCTTTCGACCGTTGTCCAAATCAAACGGCATGTATAGCTCAACTCTTTCCAGGCGCTTACATCCAGATCGAATAAAAAACTTCACTATGTGCAGCTCCTTTGCGCCACCAATGAAGTTTTTCACTATAACTGCTTTTAGAGTTTCTCTCTGGCACTCATATGATATGTTTTGCATCCAGTATGTCTGTGGATCGATTCCAGCATATGATGAAGCCATCTGAGAAATATGAAATTATTGTCGCGTGGTTTAATAATATGAAGAGatccacatatatatattgtaacatataattcatttttgagggtatatataatttacattaagAAAACTTACCGCAATGGGGCTTGGAGGAAGCAAATCTATTGTGAGTGTTTCCAATTTTGGGCAATTCATGAGAAGAAGCCCAATTCCATTGAACTCTCTCGGATGCAACTCCGTCTTCAGCACtaaatgttttgtttccatCGGGCGAAGAAAATGTGGATGCTCAGATCTTGGAATCATcttacataagaaaaaaaaaattcaatatgtcACTATTTTATTCTAAACAGTCAATATATACAACAATTTAACGCTAAACTTTTAGGTATAGCTCTTTGTTCACTAAGAAATTACTTTAATTAACACTATGGAAAGAAATTTTGTCTCCtatgtaaacaaaatatatgCATTGCTTGTTTTATAGATTCTAAAACATAATTGGattttagattttcaaaaacACTTTTTAAACTATTCAGGAttcagattttggtttttttttttttctaaaacacttTATTAGCCAacctaatttttaataaatagatttcctaaaatttaggaaaaatagtttcatttttttttatcatttataaacaaaaaaaacttatgtgagattttaattaaaaacgaattttgtttGTTGTATAGGAATtgttactttttaaaatataatatatagaaactatcaacaaaaaattaataaaaactatttaatatttaacaGAAAAAAtctcattgttttttttctcaaaatatcaTATCTACAAAAAATCTCAACACTATATTTCGAAAACACTGTGACACACACACAGACACTTAAcctaataaatttcaaaaaactacTAATATCTAATCTGTTTATACAACATCTAAATATTcaacatattttcttttcacTAGGTGCAATTACTACCACATGCCAAAGTATTCAAAACATTCAAAGAACCATGAATTAAAATGAACCTATACTGACTGACCTAATGTGTCAAAATGTAATGTAAATCTAAAGACATACCTTGAGTAGAAACGGACAAACCGTTAACGTCGTAGCAGATCGACCACCATCATCAAGGAGATTATTAAGGAGATGACAAAGCATTCCTCCTTCTGCGTTGGAATCGTCTGATTCATCATTGTTATTGTCCAACACGCGGAAATCTAAATCAACTTCGCTTATGATGGTATTCATTTTATCGAATTCGAAGGGGAAAATATCTCCCGAGTACTTGAGTATGTCAACTCTAGGGAGATCAAAGATGCAGTTAAGGAGAAATTCGCAGTTTATGATTGCAACTTCTCTCATATTCCCTTTTATCATATTGAATTCAAGTCCCCAACAGTCATTGATAGTTAAACTCTCAACCCTTGAAGTCGTTAGAAAAGGTTCAGGATCTGTCAGTTCCATCCAGCCGAAAGAGACGGTTTTGAGCTTTCCTAGGTTTGATAGGTTTGCGGGGTCAAACTTATTGCACGCGCAAACTTTCAACGACTCAAGAGTCGCTAGATCATAGACGCTTTCTGGGATTTCAACAACCAACTCATCAAGGTTTACATCATGAAAGGTTCTCCACGCCGGGTTTGAGAAATCAAGAACCAAGTTCTTGACCCTTTTTCGGACCGCGAACGCTATCAGGGACTCGATCACATACAAGTAAGTCTTTGGATACGAGATAGAGATCTCGAATGTATCGATGGGTTGGTCATGGATTCTAGCGACCCAACGACGCACGTAATCAACAAACACAATCCTACCCAAAGCATTTCTTATGGGATTTGCGTTGACAGAAGGGCTCAAGAAGTCGGTTTCCTTGAAAGAAACATTCCTCGTCTCAAGGTAGACAGATCTCCACCGCTTGGAGAGGACACATGTTTGAACACATTCCTTGAAAGACAAGCATGAAACTATGAGGACCAAAAGAACATCTGGTAGATTTGATATTCTGTCTGCTTGATCACTCGAAtccattgtgataatcaagagAAAGTGGAGatttttgaaagaaaagagGTGTTTGCGGATTTGTATCTGATATGTTAGATGCTACAGAGAGTGCTTATATATACACTCTTGATAGGTTGCATGATAGGGTTCTGTGAATCTAGTCATGATCTGAGAGGTGTCTCCAGAACAAAATACTATAAGtggtattttttgaatttagaaACCTATCTTTGACCTCCGGAGTGCACAATAGTTTGCATGACCAGAGACTATAGATTTTCAATTCTAGTTTTTCataaatcttttcatattttttttcataaatcaatgaaaacttattaattaaataaactttttaacTATAAACCTATCACCATGTTTAGTTGGTAATGCATCTTTGGCATTATTCGAACACCTAGAATAATTTTGAGGTTTTATCACAACTAACGCAGTCTTCTCTTGTTGCCCACTATGATGCAGTCTTTAAAATCAACAAGTTGAATGGAaaccatatattatattattttgaatataattttttattaagaataaattttaaatgattgattacaaattttaaaaaatattatttatctttaaaaatacgtattttaaaaggaaacagttatttataaaaatatttaatagtgAACACATATAATTTGACAGCCATTTGTTTTTAGGAGCTTTGCAAATTTGCACTATTTGCTAATAATGTTAATAAATCTGTCATCTATGCATGAAGGAACCGAAACAAGAACAAAAGGGATCAAATCTTTTAGAATCGTTAGATTCAACGAATGATAAACTATATGATGATGTTGTCATAATTGCTGGATCTTCTTAGTATATAAAGATTAATTTGGAATGGAAAGTTGAATAGGACTaaatctttttttcaaaaaaagttaaaaaggaATTATTACATACAATTTATTCTCTTTGTTATATTAGTTAGGAATTAACTTTGACTAAGAATCATTTTAAATGAGACAAACAAACACCTCAATCTGTAGATTCAACGAATGGTAAATATATGGATTTTGTACCAAATTTGGAGTGGTAAACAATTTTCTTAGTAGACAAGAGTATTAAAGGGTTTGACAACTTTATCGTAGTAATATATTGTGAATCGTAGTGGTTGTTTACGTTTACAATAATCACAAAAGATTGTAAACCACttcaaattgtttaaaaaaattcaaaataaaaaaaaatagcttaAGTTAGCCGTTGCAGTTAAAAGACAAAATCAAttacatataaataataatatttttttaaaaaatattttaaatatcgaaaaaaaataaaaccaaaatttataaatagagaaatataaaaattttcatattttaatttatatccaCTAAAActatcataattaatattaaaaactataaaccaaaaatattcaCTATAATGTTTTAGACActaatgtatatacatatataaaatatatacatatatatatatatatatatatcaaacacaataaattttaaaatttaaatataaatgttcAAAATTTCATTGAAATTATCTTTcatctaataaaaataaaaataaaagtaaaagataaacataagattgttattaattatattaaatgactaatttatatattatcataataatataaatttaaaatttt is a genomic window of Brassica napus cultivar Da-Ae chromosome A2, Da-Ae, whole genome shotgun sequence containing:
- the LOC106392556 gene encoding glucan endo-1,3-beta-glucosidase 2-like, encoding MAPYLLPLLLLSLLVLASASPSAPPDEGAYIGVNIGTDLSDMPHPTQVVALLKVQQIRHIRLYDADPGMLIALANSGIKVIITIPNDQLLGIGQSNSTAANWVKRNVIAHYPATTITAISVGSEVLTSLSNAAPVLVSAIKNVHSALLSANLDRLIKVSTPLSTSLILDPFPPSQAFFNRSLNPVIVPLLSFLQSTNSYLMINVYPYYDYMQSNGVIPLDYALFKPIPPNKEAVDANTLVHYSNAFDAMVDATYFAMAFLNFTNIPVLVTESGWPSKGETNEPDATLDNANTYNSNLIRHVLNKTGTPKRPGIAVSTYIYELYNEDTKAGSLSEKSWGLFNANGDPVYILRLTNSGSILANDTTNQTYCTAREGADPKMLQAALDWACGPGKIDCSPIKQGEACYEPDNVIAHANYAFDTYYHQTGNNPEACNFNGVASVTTTDPSHGLCVFSGSRGSGKNGTSVNITAPSANSTSSGVGSDDLYYSRGMWSILTVILNLVAFL
- the LOC106426437 gene encoding putative F-box/LRR-repeat protein At1g56400 produces the protein MDSSDQADRISNLPDVLLVLIVSCLSFKECVQTCVLSKRWRSVYLETRNVSFKETDFLSPSVNANPIRNALGRIVFVDYVRRWVARIHDQPIDTFEISISYPKTYLYVIESLIAFAVRKRVKNLVLDFSNPAWRTFHDVNLDELVVEIPESVYDLATLESLKVCACNKFDPANLSNLGKLKTVSFGWMELTDPEPFLTTSRVESLTINDCWGLEFNMIKGNMREVAIINCEFLLNCIFDLPRVDILKYSGDIFPFEFDKMNTIISEVDLDFRVLDNNNDESDDSNAEGGMLCHLLNNLLDDGGRSATTLTVCPFLLKMIPRSEHPHFLRPMETKHLVLKTELHPREFNGIGLLLMNCPKLETLTIDLLPPSPIAVSFLNVNYIYPQK